A single region of the Salvia splendens isolate huo1 chromosome 18, SspV2, whole genome shotgun sequence genome encodes:
- the LOC121775952 gene encoding 30S ribosomal protein S6 alpha, chloroplastic-like produces the protein MASSASPPSCALTVSKPPSSLTSLSAFSSLKIRTPGRARPNSPVSAVKAEFDLAYFERDLEGGDAPPATPGFPEAEDKEEPQCPPGLRKYETMVVLRPDMSEDERLTFTQKYEELLVAGGGMYVEVFNRGVIPLAYSIKKKNKAGETNTYMDGIYLLFTYFTKPESLKILSDTLLTDDEVIRSSSFKIRKRKLF, from the exons ATGGCTTCCTCAGCATCTCCACCGTCGTGTGCTCTCACGGTGTCGAAGCCGCCCTCCTCCCTCACCTCCCTCTCCGCCTTCTCCTCCCTCAAAATCCGAACCCCGGGAAGAGCGAGGCCGAATTCGCCTGTCTCGGCCGTGAAAGCCGAATTCGACCTCGCTTACTTCGAGAGGGACCTCGAAGGAGGCGACGCGCCGCCGGCGACGCCGGGCTTCCCGGAGGCGGAGGACAAGGAGGAGCCGCAGTGCCCGCCCGGGCTCCGGAAGTACGAGACCATGGTCGTCCTCCGCCCCGACATGTCGGAGGACGAGCGCCTCACATTCACTCAGAAATATGAAGAG TTGCTGGTAGCTGGTGGTGGGATGTACGTCGAGGTGTTCAACCGTGGCGTGATCCCACTCGCGTACAGCATCAAGAAGAAGAACAAGGCCGGAGAGACGAACACGTACATGGATGGGATCTATCTTCTCTTCACCTACTTTACAAAGCCCGAGTCGTTGAAAATTCTCTCTGACACACTACTTACCGACGATGAGGTCATCCGGTCGTCTAGTTTCAAGATCAGGAAAAGGAAGTTGTTCTAG
- the LOC121775813 gene encoding transcription factor TCP4-like, with product MRNAGGEIVAVDGGYIVRSTGKKDRHSKVSTAKGPRDRRVRLAAHTAIQFYDVQDRLGYDRPSKAVDWLLRHAKSAIDDLDQLPPWHPTPSADADNSNSAFPPPSLDPSAAADAANSCFPAAEGGSAAMRLFHTFADSDLLRSQDLRLSLQSFQEPILLHHQPPQQQQNPIQIGIEGWAEHHQFQQMLGQNQFVSQRGTLQSNNTPSIRAWMDPSAADPFASGFSGFAIHARNEEERGGSASSGSRH from the coding sequence ATGAGGAACGCCGGCGGCGAGATCGTGGCGGTGGACGGCGGCTACATCGTGCGCTCCACCGGCAAAAAGGACCGCCACAGCAAGGTCTCCACCGCCAAGGGCCCCCGCGACCGCCGCGTCCGCCTCGCCGCCCACACCGCCATCCAATTCTACGACGTCCAGGATCGCCTCGGCTACGACCGCCCCAGCAAGGCCGTCGATTGGCTCCTCCGCCACGCCAAATCCGCCATCGACGACCTCGATCAGCTCCCCCCCTGGCACCCCACCCCCTCCGCCGACGCCGATAATTCCAATTCCGCCTTCCCTCCGCCCTCTCTCgacccctccgccgccgccgacgcCGCCAATTCGTGTTTCCCCGCGGCGGAGGGCGGATCCGCCGCGATGCGGCTGTTTCACACCTTCGCCGACTCCGATTTGCTCCGCAGTCAGGATTTGAGGCTTTCACTGCAGTCGTTTCAGGAGCCGATTCTCCTCCACCACCAGCCGCCGCAGCAGCAGCAGAATCCGATTCAGATCGGAATCGAAGGATGGGCGGAGCACCACCAATTTCAGCAAATGTTAGGTCAAAATCAATTTGTTTCACAGAGGGGAACCCTTCAGTCCAATAACACACCTTCAATTCGCGCTTGGATGGATCCATCCGCCGCCGATCCATTCGCCTCCGGCTTCTCCGGATTCGCCATTCACGCGCGAAACGAGGAGGAGCGCGGCGGCTCCGCTTCCTCCGGCTCTCGTCATTGA